The Megalops cyprinoides isolate fMegCyp1 chromosome 19, fMegCyp1.pri, whole genome shotgun sequence genome has a window encoding:
- the LOC118794137 gene encoding GTPase IMAP family member 7-like: MRNKKEIKDCHRLQHSRRGSVGTEDSRGSMRMVLVGKTGVGKSATGNTILGREAFVSRTRMASVTKKCQKETAEVAGRQIDVVDTPGLFETTLSNEEIQQEIIKCMALSAPGPHVFLVVISVGRFTWEERETLQLIKMTFGDKAAQYTMVVFTRGDDLGSETIEEYIADGDPDVQSVIQDCRQRYHVLNNKEKSNKTQVIELLKKIDKMYWENEGSWYTNEMFREAEAAIIRIQVRKEKEEEIQRELEKMRAKYESEMTDLRKRMDEEREKLERERKKAEQLLREKEALIQRKMQVGEKTLLERLFEDEKETMDGAVSSKKDREDKEGKETKQQVEKSEDNEDDREKDLQKQGRKEKKVRTSGKRFGWKFKKSEEQRLVKEKETKNAEQEEGGEKRSKKHATKQDRKADKMTHDKEEKNKQIQGSREEEITVDKVTTELGAMQSQEIEDGSDVVYRYLEKDRQKKSGKQDSIDLDGAKKIEERFKELQEYKRLIEETITKYQAVSEKQSEDLERFKIKYVDNFQALEKKQGTKCLIQ; the protein is encoded by the exons ATgagaaacaaaaaggaaataaaagatTGCCATAGATTACAGCATTCCAGAA gAGGTAGTGTGGGTACAGAAGACAGCAGAGGGAGCATGAGGATGGTGCTGGTGGGCAAGACTGGTGTGGGGAAGAGTGCCACAGGAAACACAATCCTGGGGAGAGAGGCATTTGTGTCTAGGACAAGGATGGCGTCTGTCACAAAGAAATGCCAGAAGGAGACAGCAGAAGTAGCAGGGAGACAAATAGATGTGGTCGACACTCCAGGACTGTTTGAGACCACCCTGTCAAATGAGGAAATCCAGCAAGAAATTATCAAATGCATGGCACTGTCAGCACCTGGACCCCATGTGTTTCTCGTGGTTATATCGGTGGGACGCTTCAcatgggaggagagggagacacttCAGTTGATCAAAATGACATTTGGTGACAAAGCTGCTCAGTACACAATGGTTGTGTTCACCAGAGGTGATGACCTTGGAAGTGAAACAATTGAAGAATACATTGCAGATGGTGATCCTGATGTCCAGAGTGTGATTCAGGACTGTAGACAGAGATATCACGTCCTcaataacaaagaaaagagcAATAAAACCCAGGTCATTGAACTGCTAAAAAAGATAGACAAAATGTACTGGGAGAATGAAGGTAGCTGGTACACTAATGAGATGTTTCGGGAAGCAGAAGCTGCCATCATACGAATACAAgtaaggaaggagaaagaggaggagatacAGAGAGAACTAGAGAAAATGAGGGCCAAGTATGAGTCAGAAATGACAGacctgaggaagaggatggatgaagaaagagaaaagctggagagagagagaaagaaagcagaacagcttctgagggagaaggaggcattaatacaaagaaaaatgcaggtgggggaaaaaacacttcTGGAGAGACTAtttgaagatgaaaaagaaaccaTGGATGGGGCTGTTAGCTCTAAGAAGGATAGGGAGgacaaagagggaaaagaaaccAAACAACAGGTGGAGAAAAGTGAAGACAATgaagatgacagagagaaagacctGCAGAAAcaggggagaaaagaaaagaaagtgagaACATCTGGAAAACGCTTTGGATGGAAGTTTAAAAAGTCTGAGGAACAGAGACTTGTAAAGGAAAAAGAGACTAAGAATGCAGAGCAAGAAGAGGGTGGGGAGAAACGCAGTAAGAAACATGCGACCAAACAAGACAGAAAGGCTGATAAGATGACACATGACAAGgaggaaaagaacaaacaaatccAAGGCTCAAGGGAAGAGGAAATTACTGTTGACAAAGTAACAACAGAGCTGGGCGCTATGCAGAGTCAAGAGATAGAAGATGGCTCAGATGTAGTCTATAGATATttagaaaaagacagacagaaaaagagtgGAAAACAAGACAGTATAGATTTAGACGGAGCAAAGAAAATAGAGGAGAGATTTAAAGAACTGCAGGAGTACAAAAGACTAATAGAGgaaacaattacaaaatatCAGGCAGTCTCAGAAAAGCAATCAGAAGATTTAGAGcgtttcaaaattaaatatgttgaTAATTTTCAGGccttagaaaaaaaacaaggcacaaAATGTTTGATACAGTAA
- the LOC118794158 gene encoding probable ATP-dependent RNA helicase DDX17: MRGGSSYGDRDRDRGRDRGPRFGSSRGTPPKKFGNPGERLRKKKWDLDELPKFEKNFYTEHPEVQRMSQYDIEEFRKKKEITIRGSGCPKPVTSFSQAHFPQYVMDVLVQQNFKEPTAIQAQGFPLALSGRDMVGIAQTGSGKTLSYLLPAIVHINHQPYLERGDGPICLVLAPTRELAQQVQQVAFEYGKSSRIKSTCVYGGAPKGPQIRDLERGVEICIATPGRLIDFLEAGKTNLRRCTYLVLDEADRMLDMGFEPQIRKIVDQIRPDRQTLMWSATWPKEVRQLAEDFLRDYVQINVGALELSANHNILQIVDVCMESEKDNKLLRLMEEIMAEKENKTIIFVETKKRCDDLTRRMRRDGWPAMCIHGDKSQPERDWVLTEFRSGKAPILIATDVASRGLDVEDVKFVINYDYPNSSEDYIHRIGRTARSTNKGTAYTFFTPGNMRQARELVRVLEEARQAINPKLLQLVDSGRGGGGGGGRSRFRGSGSNSNNPNLMYQDECDRRMRAVGGGSKDNRSGSSGATGSSSFSRDGRGGGGSRDGDRSSSSSYRDRSGRDSRNGESYTNGSNSTSSFGGMGEQYQSYGGAAGTGSGQYNSRGSSQPGGSSGGQDQSGLQPPPPPAGPQPLMAQQFSPPQPMMGFMGQGPYQFAPPPPPPPPPPRK; the protein is encoded by the exons ATGAGGGGTGGTTCTTCCTATGGAGACAGAGACCGGGACCGTGGACGGGACAGGGG CCCTCGTTTCGGGTCGAGTCGAGGCACTCCCCCCAAGAAGTTTGGTAACCCGGGGGAGCGTCTTCGCAAGAAGAAGTGGGACCTGGACGAGCTGCCGAAGTTCGAGAAGAACTTCTACACTGAGCACCCCGAGGTGCAGCGCATGAGCCAG TATGACATCGAGGAGTTTCGCAAGAAGAAGGAGATCACCATCAGGGGGTCAGGCTGCCCCAAACCTGTCACCAGCTTCAGCCAGGCTCACTTCCCCC AATACGTGATGGATGTGCTGGTGCAGCAGAACTTCAAGGAGCCCACAGCCATCCAGGCCCAGGGCTTCCCCCTGGCGCTGAGCGGGAGGGACATGGTGGGCATCGCCCAGACCGGCTCGGGGAAGACTCTGTCG taTCTCCTGCCTGCAATTGTGCATATTAACCACCAGCCATACCTGGAGCGAGGAGATGGCCCCATT TGCCTGGTTTTGGCCCCGACCCGGGAGCTGGCgcagcaggtgcagcaggtGGCGTTCGAGTACGGGAAATCCTCTCGCATCAAGAGCACCTGCGTCTATGGAGGAGCGCCCAAAGGACCCCAGATCAGGGACCTGGAGAGAG GAGTGGAGATTTGCATTGCCACCCCAGGGCGTCTTATTGACTTCCTGGAGGCAGGCAAGACGAACCTGCGGCGTTGCACCTACCTGGTGCTGGACGAAGCCGACCGCATGCTGGACATGGGCTTTGAGCCGCAGATCCGCAAGATCGTCGACCAGATCCGG CCCGACCGGCAGACGCTGATGTGGAGCGCCACCTGGCCCAAGGAGGTGCGGCAGCTGGCCGAGGACTTCCTGCGGGACTACGTGCAGATCAACGTGGGCGCCCTGGAGCTCAGCGCCAACCACAACATCCTGCAGATCGTCGACGTCTGCATGGAGAGCGAGAAGGACAACAA GCTGCTTCGGCTGATGGAGGAGATCATGGCCGAGAAGGAGAACAAGACCATCATCTTCGTAGAGACAAAGAAGCGCTGTGACGACCTCACTCGCAGGATGAGACGAGACGG aTGGCCAGCCATGTGTATCCATGGTGACAAGAGCCAGCCAGAGAGAGACTGGGTACTGACAG AATTCCGAAGCGGCAAAGCTCCAATTCTCATTGCTACTGACGTGGCTTCCCGTGGTCTGG ATGTGGAGGACGTCAAGTTTGTCATCAACTACGACTACCCCAACTCCTCTGAGGACTACATCCACAGGATCGGCCGAACGGCCCGCAGCACCAACAAGGGCACGGCCTACACCTTCTTCACCCCCGGCAACATGCGCCAGGCCCGGGAGCTGGTCCGGGTCCTGGAGGAGGCCCGGCAGGCCATCAACCccaagctgctgcagctggtggaCTCCGGCCgcggaggcggaggaggag GCGGCCGCTCTCGTTTCCGCGGCAGTGGCTCCAACTCCAACAACCCCAACCTGATGTACCAGGATGAGTGTGACCGCCGCATGCGCGCTGTGGGCGGGGGCAGCAAGGACAACCGTAGCGGCAGCAGCGGGGCCACAGGGAGCAGCAGCTTCAGCCGGGAcggcagagggggagggggaagccGGGACGGAGACAGGTCTTCGTCCTCCTCCTACAGGGACCGGAGTGGCAGGGACAGCAGAAACGGGGAGAGCTACACAAACGGGTCTAACTCGACCTCTTCGTTCGGGGGCATGGGGGAGCAGTACCAGAGCTACGGCGGAGCCGCTGGCACCGGGAGCGGCCAGTACAATTCGAGGGGCAGCTCCCAGCCCGGGGGCAGCAGCGGGGGGCAGGATCAGTCCGGCCTCCAGCCCCCTCCGCCGCCAGCAGGACCCCAGCCCCTGATGGCCCAGCAGTTCTCCCCACCTCAGCCCATGATGGGGTTCATGGGACAGGGCCCCTACCAGTTTgcgcctcctccccctcccccaccacccccacctaGAAAGTAA
- the LOC118794132 gene encoding ADP-ribosylation factor-binding protein GGA1-like, which produces MMAAPPEPESLESRINKATNPLNRDADWDSIQAFCDQLNNELEGPQLATRLLAHKIQSPQEWEAMQALMVLETCMKNCGKRFHSEVGKFRFLNELIKVVSPKYLGTRAPEQVKRKVLELMYSWTVGLPDETKIADAYQMLKKQGIVKQDPILPDDKLLPPPPPRPKNAIFEDEEKSKMLSRLLNSTHPEDLRAANKLIKEMVQEDQRRMEKVSKRVNAIREVKDCVNLLTQLLGDYDKETCSPSNEELIKDLYQRCEKLRPTLFRLASDTEDNDEALAEILQANDSLTQIINLYRQQVKGEEVNGDSAATSILKGSSTALLDLTGLDTACPALPSYPEFPTLKDGQQAPSQEATISLLDDELMSLGLNEVTPNPSSSSQTGDSTAWNSFQSSDSLDTAIQSAPGTLLKPAVTSHSQTPPSGAPQGNTALEELDLLGKTLLQQSLPPENLQVKWDKQQPQSKPTLRDLQHKSSTSASASPVPAFSTEHPGTLLNSQPSLGAPNLGTSLASAPTSEISLANVTVPLESIKPSSLLPVTVFDRHSLRVLFHFARDSPPSRPDVLVVVISMLSSAPVPITNIRFQAAVPKVMKVKLQPPSGTELPAFNPILPPTAVTQVLLLANPHKEKARVRYKLTFTLGEENHDETGDVDQFPSPETWGNL; this is translated from the exons ATGATGGCGGCGCCGCCGGAGCCGGAGAGCTTGGAGTCTCGTATCA ACAAAGCTACAAACCCCTTGAACAGAGACGCAGACTGGGACAGCATCCAAGCCTTCTGTGATCAGCTCAATAATGAATTGGAGGG TCCTCAGCTGGCCACCAGGCTTTTGGCGCACAAGATCCAGTCGCCCCAGGAATGGGAAGCCATGCAGGCACTCATG GTTCTGGAGACCTGCATGAAGAATTGTGGGAAGAGGTTTCACAGTGAGGTGGGCAAGTTTCGCTTCCTCAACGAGCTCATCAAGGTGGTGTCTCCAAAG tacCTGGGCACCCGGGCCCCGGAACAGGTGAAGAGGAAGGTGCTGGAGCTGATGTACAGCTGGACAGTGGGGCTGCCAGATGAGACCAAGATAGCCGACGCCTACCAGATGCTTAAGAAACAGG gTATTGTAAAACAGGACCCAATCCTCCCTGATGACAAACtcctcccaccaccccctcccagaCCCAAAAACGCCATCTTTGAGGATGAGGAGAAGTCAAAG ATGCTGTCTCGTCTGTTGAATAGCACTCATCCTGAAGACCTGAGAGCGGCCAATAAACTCATCAAAGAGATGGTTCAGGAG GATCAGAGGCGCATGGAGAAAGTGTCGAAGCGAGTGAACGCCATTCGGGAGGTGAAGGACTGTGTGAACCTGCTGACACAGCTCCTAGGGGACTATGACAAAGAGACCTGCTCCCCGAGCAACGAGGAGCTCATCAAG GATCTGTACCAGCGCTGTGAGAAGCTGAGACCCACGCTGTTCAGGCTGGCCAGCGACACGGAGGACAATGACGAGGCCCTGG CGGAGATCCTGCAGGCCAACGACAGCCTGACTCAGATCATCAACCTGTACAGGCAGCAGGTGAAGGGGGAAGAGGTGAATGGGGACAGCGCTGCCACTTCCATTCTTAAAG GCAGTAGCACTGCCCTGCTGGACTTGACGGGATTGGACACCGCCTGTCCAGCGCTGCCTTCTTACCCAGAATTCCCAACTCTAAAAGACGGCCAACAGGCTCCATCTCAAGAGGCAACAATAAGCCTTCTTGACGATGAGCTCATGTCGCTAG GTCTGAATGAGGTCACCCCCAATCCTAGCTCTTCTTCCCAGACAGGTGATAGTACTGCCTGGAACAGTTTTCAG TCCTCTGACAGCCTGGACACAGCCATCCAATCAGCACCGGGTACTTTGTTGAAGCCGGCTGTGacctcacactcacagactccGCCCTCTGGAGCCCCACAGGGCAACACTGctctggaggagctggacctgCTGGGGAAAACTCTGTTGCAGCAGTCCCTGCCTCCTGAGAACCTGCAGGTCAAATG GGACAAACAGCAGCCCCAGTCCAAACCCACATTGCGGGATCTCCAGCACAAATCCAGCACAAGCGCCAGCGCCAGCCCCGTCCCGGCCTTCTCCACAGAGCATCCTGGGACTCTCCTCAACTCCCAGCCCAGCCTTGGAGCTCCCAACCTGGGAACATCTCTTGCTTCAGCTCCCACATCTGAAATCTCACTGGCTAATGTCACTGTACCCCTGGAGTCCATAAAGCCCA GCAGCTTGTTGCCAGTGACAGTGTTTGACAGACACAGTTTGCGGGTCCTGTTCCACTTCGCGCGGGACTCGCCCCCGTCTCGCCCCGACGTGCTGGTGGTAGTCATCTCCATGCTCTCCTCCGCCCCTGTTCCTATCACCAACATTCGCTTCCAGGCAGCAGTTCCCAAG GTGATGAAAGTAAAGCTGCAGCCTCCCTCGGGAACTGAGCTCCCAGCCTTCAACCCCATCTTGCCCCCGACAGCCGTCACTCAGGTCCTGCTGCTGGCCAACCCTCACAAG GAGAAGGCACGTGTGCGGTACAAGCTTACCTTCACACTAGGTGAGGAAAATCATGACGAAACGGGGGACGTGGATCAGTTCCCCTCCCCAGAGACCTGGGGGAATCTCTAG